A section of the Styela clava chromosome 9, kaStyClav1.hap1.2, whole genome shotgun sequence genome encodes:
- the LOC120339095 gene encoding uncharacterized protein LOC120339095 isoform X2: MQQNLTEKLLTVLVKKCKPGHDECGKRDEKFQHILGAVFSDPESQNQDRHSQESVNSEVSELKLSSRKCGESSSRYSSFPTQHKDNMLYCQENLVDSSSSSDSEESNTANENSADDTNEEILNAFNFLADGLDPQQITSICTSVTTMTDRSNFLRNMFQLQHKSESDDDSASVSNEMIHSHQTTTPSCSIRGSDDMFVMGAAVTCFDRERGCTRNDVQQSPDITEVASPASRYQHSDERFRNFDSAIHLRRFSKQFADIMNENDDQHCDYQLGLFPNTAKARNVDRDTSEESHSTLEKFDFRQYNGEGNSRNVTDFNPHERKYRNSPNMFERHILPHDSRSPASDDFERLTNRALATVLGDDSKSPPNFFSRPFELI; the protein is encoded by the exons ATGCAGCAAAATTTGACAGAAAAGCTATTGACAGTTCTAGTGAAG AAATGCAAACCTGGGCACGACGAGTGTGGTAAACGAgatgaaaaatttcaacatattCTTGGTGCTGTGTTCTCTGACCCCGAATCCCAAAATCAAGACCGGCACTCACAGGAATCAGTTAATAGTGAAGTCTCTGAATTGAAGTTATCTTCTAGAAAATGTGGAG aATCATCATCACGTTATTCGTCTTTTCCAACACAACACAAAGACAATATGCTATATTGCCAAGAAAATTTGGTCGATAGCAGCAGCAGTAGTGATTCAGAGGAATCGAATACGGCCAACGAAAATTCAGCCGATGATACGAACGAAGAAATATTAAatgcatttaattttcttgcTGATGGACTCGATCCGCAACAGATCACGTCTATCTGTACATCCGTAAC GACCATGACAGATCGGTCCAACTTTCTCAGGAATATGTTTCAACTGCAACATAAGTCGGAGTCAGACGACGATTCCGCTTCTGTTTCAAATGAAATGATTCATTCTCATCAAACGACGACCCCAAGTTGTTCCATTCGTGGTTCTGATGACATGTTTGTTATGGGCGCGGCAGTAACATGTTTTGACAGGGAACGAGGTTGTA CAAGAAATGACGTACAGCAAAGTCCCGACATAACGGAAGTCGCTTCTCCAGCCTCCCGATACCAGCATTCGGATGAACGCTTTAGGAATTTTGATTCGGCGATTCATCTGCGACGCTTCAGTAAGCAGTTTGCAGACATAATGAATGAAAACGATGATCAGCACTGTGATTACCAATTGGG ATTGTTTCCTAATACAGCAAAGGCCAGGAACGTTGACCGCGATACTTCAGAAGAATCTCATTCCACACTAGAAAAATTTGACTTTCGTCAATATAATGGCGAAGGAAATTCAAGAAACGTTACGGATTTTAATCCACACGAAAGGAAATATAGAAATAGTCCAAACATGTTTGAAAGGCATATTCTACCACATGATTCAAGATCTCCAG CATCTGATGATTTTGAGCGACTGACGAATCGCGCACTTGCCACTGTGTTGGGCGATGATTCCAAATCACCACCTAATTTTTTCAGTCGTCCGTTTGAGTTGATATAG
- the LOC120339095 gene encoding uncharacterized protein LOC120339095 isoform X1: MMTKQPKFKSRSCVNNTEVTLKKFRRHSHSPGVRELLNDDAGRSEISRKKRRRKSDKDWKSLAIRSERSPMLDAAKFDRKAIDSSSEVQKCKPGHDECGKRDEKFQHILGAVFSDPESQNQDRHSQESVNSEVSELKLSSRKCGESSSRYSSFPTQHKDNMLYCQENLVDSSSSSDSEESNTANENSADDTNEEILNAFNFLADGLDPQQITSICTSVTTMTDRSNFLRNMFQLQHKSESDDDSASVSNEMIHSHQTTTPSCSIRGSDDMFVMGAAVTCFDRERGCTRNDVQQSPDITEVASPASRYQHSDERFRNFDSAIHLRRFSKQFADIMNENDDQHCDYQLGLFPNTAKARNVDRDTSEESHSTLEKFDFRQYNGEGNSRNVTDFNPHERKYRNSPNMFERHILPHDSRSPASDDFERLTNRALATVLGDDSKSPPNFFSRPFELI, from the exons ATGATGACTAAGCAACCGAAGTTTAAATCAAGGTCTTGTGTAAACAATACAGAAGTGACATTGAAGAAATTCAGGCGTCACTCCCATTCACCTGGCGTGAGAGAGCTATTGAACGACGATGCTGGAAGATCGGAAATATCA CGCAAAAAGCGTCGTCGTAAATCAGACAAAGATTGGAAAAGTTTAGCGATAAGAAGCGAACGTAGCCCGATGCTGGATGCAGCAAAATTTGACAGAAAAGCTATTGACAGTTCTAGTGAAG TACAGAAATGCAAACCTGGGCACGACGAGTGTGGTAAACGAgatgaaaaatttcaacatattCTTGGTGCTGTGTTCTCTGACCCCGAATCCCAAAATCAAGACCGGCACTCACAGGAATCAGTTAATAGTGAAGTCTCTGAATTGAAGTTATCTTCTAGAAAATGTGGAG aATCATCATCACGTTATTCGTCTTTTCCAACACAACACAAAGACAATATGCTATATTGCCAAGAAAATTTGGTCGATAGCAGCAGCAGTAGTGATTCAGAGGAATCGAATACGGCCAACGAAAATTCAGCCGATGATACGAACGAAGAAATATTAAatgcatttaattttcttgcTGATGGACTCGATCCGCAACAGATCACGTCTATCTGTACATCCGTAAC GACCATGACAGATCGGTCCAACTTTCTCAGGAATATGTTTCAACTGCAACATAAGTCGGAGTCAGACGACGATTCCGCTTCTGTTTCAAATGAAATGATTCATTCTCATCAAACGACGACCCCAAGTTGTTCCATTCGTGGTTCTGATGACATGTTTGTTATGGGCGCGGCAGTAACATGTTTTGACAGGGAACGAGGTTGTA CAAGAAATGACGTACAGCAAAGTCCCGACATAACGGAAGTCGCTTCTCCAGCCTCCCGATACCAGCATTCGGATGAACGCTTTAGGAATTTTGATTCGGCGATTCATCTGCGACGCTTCAGTAAGCAGTTTGCAGACATAATGAATGAAAACGATGATCAGCACTGTGATTACCAATTGGG ATTGTTTCCTAATACAGCAAAGGCCAGGAACGTTGACCGCGATACTTCAGAAGAATCTCATTCCACACTAGAAAAATTTGACTTTCGTCAATATAATGGCGAAGGAAATTCAAGAAACGTTACGGATTTTAATCCACACGAAAGGAAATATAGAAATAGTCCAAACATGTTTGAAAGGCATATTCTACCACATGATTCAAGATCTCCAG CATCTGATGATTTTGAGCGACTGACGAATCGCGCACTTGCCACTGTGTTGGGCGATGATTCCAAATCACCACCTAATTTTTTCAGTCGTCCGTTTGAGTTGATATAG
- the LOC120339096 gene encoding carboxypeptidase B-like → MFDINLSTKFVLLQFVTGCICLHDIYKGNQVWRVKADTAYDIKLMNDLSLHPDIEIERHRTLANHDTFDLHVSKDNLNKVQYLINSVGLSHRVIVHDVKTKLDFEDLRNKRRKKRSIEKLPEFNYTVYHPLNEIEQWMDLMAAKYTFVEKFKIGSSTEGRPVHGLYVAKNFNNNNPVFYMDATTHAREWISSATLMFVCNQVLSNASYSSLLENLDFYFVPVVNVDGYSYSWTDARLWRKTRTPYIDNETGETCYGADANRNWDVNFKGQGASDKPCSIVYHGPHAESEPVIHHLANFVRREKSKIKALVSFHNYGQQILYPYNHNLTLIPRTEKELNDTAFEMKLAIESVHGSTYEHGRGSVTMYVFSGSTSDWAYEKAEIELSYTLELRDQWGPFYFELPADQIKPTSEEIMAGIEVLANTVINKHKKS, encoded by the exons ATGTTCGATATAAACTTGTCAACAAAATTTGTTCTACTGCAATTCGTAACCGGATGCATCTGTCTTCACGATATATACAAGGG AAATCAAGTATGGAGAGTAAAGGCTGATACAGCATACGATATTAAACTTATGAATGACTTATCTCTGCATCCAGATATAGAG ATCGAACGACATCGCACTTTAGCCAACCATGATACCTTCGACCTTCATGTTTCCAAAGACAATTTGAATAAAGTTCAATATCTTATTAATTCGGTTGGATTGTCTCACCGTGTTATTGTTCATGACGTGAAAACTAAACTTGATTTCGAGGACCTCAGgaataaaagaagaaaaaagagATCCATCGAGAAACTTCCTGAATTTAATTATACTGTTTATCATCCGTTAAATGAg ATTGAACAATGGATGGATCTTATGGCAGCCAAATAtacatttgttgaaaaatttaagATTGGAAGTTCGACAGAAGGTAGACCAGTGCATGGTCTGTACGTggcaaaaaattttaataacaacaaTCCGGTATTTTATATGGATGCAACTACCCATGCTCGAGAATGGATTTCATCAGCAACACTAATGTTCGTTTGCAACCAG GTTCTATCCAATGCATCGTATTCAAGTCTCCTGGAAAATttggatttttattttgttcctGTCGTAAACGTAGATGGATATTCATATTCATGGACTGAT GCACGATTGTGGAGAAAAACTCGAACACCTTACATAGATAATGAAACTGGCGAAACTTGTTATGGGGCAGATGCGAACAGAAACTGGGATGTCAATTTTAAAG GCCAAGGCGCAAGCGACAAACCATGCTCAATTGTTTATCATGGACCTCATGCAGAATCAGAACCTGTAATACATCATCTGGCAAATTTTGTTCGAagagaaaaatcaaaaatcaaGGCTCTTGTGTCGTTCCATAACTATGGTCAACAGATATTATATCCTTATAATCACAATCTAACATTGATTCCACGGACAGAAAAAGAACTT AACGATACAGCATTCGAAATGAAACTGGCGATAGAAAGCGTTCACGGTTCAACATATGAGCACGGTCGTGGATCTGTAACAATGT ATGTATTCTCAGGGAGCACGAGCGACTGGGCGTATGAAAAAGCCGAAATTGAGTTAAGTTATACTTTGGAACTCAGAGATCAGTGGGGACCATTTTACTTCGAACTTCCAGCTGATCAGATCAAACCTACTAGCGAAGAAATAATGGCTGGAATTGAAGTTCTAGCCAACACTGTGataaacaaacacaaaaaaagttga